From the Halichoerus grypus chromosome 3, mHalGry1.hap1.1, whole genome shotgun sequence genome, one window contains:
- the GK2 gene encoding glycerol kinase 2 codes for MAAQKKAVVGPLVGAVVQGTNSTRFLVFNSKTADLLSHHQVELTQEFPKEGWVEQDPKEILQSVYECIERTCQKLVELNIDISNIKAIGVSNQRETTVIWDKLTGEPLYNAVVWLDLRTQPTVENLSKKIPGNNNFVKSKTGLPLSTYFSAVKLRWILDNVRQVQKAVEEGRALFGTIDSWLIWSLTGGANGGVHCTDVTNASRTMLFNIHSLEWDKELCDFFEIPMDILPNVWSSSEIYGLMKAGALEGVPISGCLGDQSAALVGQMCFQEGQAKNTYGTGCFLLCNTGHKCVFSEHGLLTTVAYKLGRDKPVCYALEGSVAIAGAVIRWLRDNLGIIKTSEEIETLAKDVGTSYGCYFVPAFSGLYAPYWEPSARGIICGLTQFTSKNHIAFAALESVCFQTRQILDAMNRDCGVPLTHLQVDGGMTNNKILMQLQADILHIPVMKPSMTETTALGAAMVAGAAEGVGVWSLKPEDLSVIIMERFEPQIKVTESEIRYATWKKAVTKSMGWVTTQSENGDPTIFSSLPLGFFIVSSMIMLIGARYISGIP; via the coding sequence ATGGCAGCTCAGAAGAAAGCAGTTGTGGGGCCGTTGGTGGGGGCAGTGGTCCAAGGGACTAATTCCACTCGCTTTCTGGTTTTCAATTCAAAAACAGCGGATCTACTTAGTCACCATCAAGTGGAATTAACACAAGAGTTCCCAAAAGAAGGATGGGTGGAACAAGACCCAAAGGAAATTCTTCAGTCTGTCTATGAGTGTATAGAGAGAACGTGTCAGAAACTTGTTGAACTGAACATTGATATATCCAACATAAAAGCTATTGGTGTCAGCAATCAGAGGGAAACCACTGTAATCTGGGACAAGTTAACTGGAGAGCCGCTCTACAATGCTGTGGTGTGGCTTGATCTAAGAACCCAGCCTACCGTTGAAAATCTTAGTAAAAAAATTCCAGGAAATAATAACTTTGTCAAGTCCAAGACAGGCCTTCCACTTAGCACTTACTTCAGTGCAGTGAAACTTCGTTGGATTCTTGACAATGTGAGGCAAGTTCAAAAGGCTGTTGAAGAAGGTAGAGCTCTTTTTGGTACCATTGATTCATGGCTTATCTGGAGTTTGACAGGAGGAGCTAATGGAGGTGTCCATTGTACAGATGTAACAAATGCAAGCAGGACAATGCTTTTCAACATCCATTCTTTGGAATGGGATAAAGAGCTCTGTGACTTTTTTGAGATTCCAATGGACATTCTTCCAAATGTATGGAGCTCTTCTGAGATCTATGGCCTAATGAAAGCTGGGGCCTTGGAAGGTGTGCCGATATCTGGGTGCTTGGGGGACCAGTCTGCTGCACTGGTAGGACAAATGTGCTTCCAAGAGGGGCAAGCCAAAAACACGTATGGGACGGGCTGTTTCTTACTATGTAATACAGGTCATAAGTGTGTATTTTCTGAACATGGCCTTCTGACCACAGTGGCTTATAAACTAGGCAGAGACAAGCCAGTATGTTATGCATTGGAAGGTTCTGTTGCTATAGCTGGTGCTGTTATTCGTTGGTTAAGAGACAATCTTGGAATTATAAAGACCTCAGAAGAAATTGAAACACTTGCTAAAGACGTAGGTACTTCTTACGGCTGCTATTTTGTGCCAGCCTTTTCAGGGTTATATGCACCTTATTGGGAGCCCAGTGCAAGAGGAATAATCTGTGGTCTCACTCAGTTTACCAGTAAAAATCatattgcttttgctgcattagAATCTGTTTGTTTCCAAACCCGACAGATTTTGGATGCCATGAACCGTGACTGTGGAGTTCCCCTCACTCATTTGCAGGTAGATGGAGGAATGACCAACAACAAAATTCTCATGCAACTACAAGCAGACATTCTGCATATTCCAGTAATGAAGCCCTCTATGACTGAAACAACTGCACTGGGAGCTGCCATGGTTGCAGGAGCTGCAGAAGGGGTGGGAGTTTGGAGTCTTAAACCTGAGGATTTGTCAGTCATCATTATGGAACGGTTCGAGCCACAGATCAAGGTGACAGAAAGTGAAATTCGTTATGCTACGTGGAAGAAAGCTGTGACGAAGTCAATGGGCTGGGTTACAACTCAGTCTGAAAATGGTGATCCTACCATCTTCTCTAGTCTGCCCTTGGGCTTTTTTATAGTGAGTAGCATGATAATGTTAATTGGAGCAAGATATATCTCAGGTATACCATAA